Proteins from a genomic interval of Chroococcidiopsis thermalis PCC 7203:
- the thyD gene encoding thylakoid membrane protein ThyD — MKVAITGATGFVGSRLVERLKSEGHQVVVFSRNVNKAEKVFPKSTFPNVEIIAYTPTESGAWQDAIAGCDGVVNLTGEPIGEGRWTPQRKQEILNSRKLGTQKVVEAIAKANPKPSVLVNTSAIGYYGTSETATFDESSPAGSDFLAQVCQEWEAEAQKVKELGTRLVILRFGIVLGMGGAIAKMITPFKLFAGGPIGSGRQWFSWIHRDDLVNLIIAALTKPEMEGVFNATAPNPVRMSELAQAMGEVMQRPSWLPVPNLAIEALLGEGAIVVLEGQQVLPKRTQASGFNYQYPSVKEALKTIV; from the coding sequence ATGAAAGTAGCAATTACTGGAGCCACTGGATTTGTTGGTAGTCGTCTGGTCGAACGACTAAAATCAGAAGGTCATCAAGTTGTCGTATTTAGTCGCAACGTCAATAAAGCAGAAAAAGTATTTCCTAAATCTACTTTTCCAAATGTAGAAATTATTGCCTATACACCAACAGAATCGGGTGCGTGGCAAGATGCGATCGCGGGTTGTGATGGCGTAGTCAACTTAACCGGAGAACCAATTGGTGAAGGACGTTGGACACCCCAACGCAAACAAGAAATTCTCAATAGTCGCAAGCTAGGGACGCAAAAAGTTGTCGAGGCGATCGCCAAAGCAAATCCCAAACCTAGCGTGTTAGTCAATACCTCGGCAATTGGCTACTACGGGACGAGTGAAACTGCGACATTTGATGAATCCAGTCCTGCTGGTAGTGATTTTCTCGCCCAAGTCTGTCAAGAGTGGGAAGCAGAGGCGCAGAAAGTCAAGGAATTAGGGACGCGATTGGTAATTTTGCGCTTTGGAATTGTCTTGGGAATGGGAGGTGCGATCGCCAAAATGATTACTCCCTTCAAACTTTTTGCTGGTGGTCCCATCGGTAGCGGTCGCCAGTGGTTTTCATGGATTCATCGCGATGACTTGGTAAACTTAATTATCGCAGCATTGACAAAACCGGAAATGGAAGGAGTATTCAATGCGACAGCACCAAATCCAGTACGGATGTCAGAGTTAGCGCAGGCGATGGGAGAGGTGATGCAGCGTCCCTCCTGGTTGCCCGTTCCCAACCTTGCGATCGAGGCATTATTAGGAGAAGGGGCGATCGTGGTTTTAGAAGGGCAGCAGGTTTTACCCAAACGCACTCAAGCATCGGGTTTCAACTATCAATATCCTAGTGTTAAAGAAGCATTAAAAACAATTGTGTAG